One Halostella salina genomic region harbors:
- a CDS encoding DUF7563 family protein, which yields MPECQNCGAFVTEAYARVFTPRGVDDPRVCPDCKDKIRDGSEVREARSPRNT from the coding sequence ATGCCGGAATGTCAGAACTGCGGGGCGTTCGTCACGGAAGCGTACGCACGAGTGTTCACCCCGCGCGGCGTCGACGACCCCCGCGTCTGTCCGGACTGCAAGGACAAGATACGCGACGGCAGCGAGGTACGCGAGGCTCGGTCCCCGCGCAACACGTAG
- a CDS encoding riboflavin synthase → MFTGIVEGTGEVLATEPTEDGLRLRIGTGFETLAHGQSVSVSGACLTVEEHGDGADGQWFETFLAAETRAKTHLGALAAGDRVNLERALRADDRLDGHFVQGHVDTTTEVVDVREVGEDWEFEFALPEDHGRYVVDKGSVTVDGISLTVAERGPETFTVAVVPTTYDLTTLSEKVPGDPVNVEVDVIAKYAEQLVDGY, encoded by the coding sequence ATGTTCACCGGCATCGTCGAGGGGACGGGTGAGGTGCTGGCCACGGAGCCGACCGAAGACGGACTGCGCCTCCGGATCGGCACCGGGTTCGAGACGCTGGCACACGGACAGAGCGTCAGCGTCAGCGGGGCCTGCCTCACCGTCGAGGAACACGGCGACGGGGCAGACGGCCAGTGGTTCGAGACGTTCCTCGCGGCGGAGACGCGGGCAAAGACCCATCTCGGTGCGCTGGCGGCGGGCGACCGCGTCAATCTGGAGCGCGCGCTCCGGGCGGACGACCGGCTCGACGGCCACTTCGTGCAGGGCCACGTCGACACGACGACAGAGGTCGTCGACGTGCGCGAGGTCGGCGAGGACTGGGAGTTCGAGTTCGCGTTACCCGAGGACCACGGCCGGTACGTCGTCGACAAGGGGTCGGTGACGGTCGACGGGATCAGCCTCACCGTCGCCGAGCGCGGCCCGGAGACGTTCACGGTCGCCGTCGTCCCGACGACGTACGACCTGACGACGCTGTCCGAGAAGGTCCCGGGTGACCCCGTCAACGTCGAGGTGGACGTGATCGCGAAGTACGCCGAGCAGCTGGTCGACGGGTACTGA
- a CDS encoding DUF7532 family protein: MHFDQRTQRALRDAGLDDTALAAASEAVVDATREAAADLEAFFEDRGTVYSDMEMAHSASDYPEHAVDYLDLTTHADELRGWLRFDSWGVYVEDGRVLDDGLVELTLGPTVHDRVRFADSRDRLR; encoded by the coding sequence ATGCATTTCGACCAGCGAACGCAGCGGGCGCTCCGCGACGCCGGCCTCGACGACACGGCGCTCGCGGCCGCCTCGGAGGCGGTCGTCGACGCGACGCGCGAGGCCGCCGCCGACCTGGAGGCGTTCTTCGAGGACCGCGGGACGGTCTACTCCGACATGGAGATGGCCCACTCCGCGAGCGACTACCCCGAGCACGCCGTCGACTACCTCGACCTGACGACACACGCCGACGAACTGCGCGGCTGGCTCCGCTTCGACTCCTGGGGTGTCTACGTCGAGGACGGCCGCGTGCTGGACGACGGGCTCGTCGAACTGACGCTCGGGCCGACGGTCCACGACCGGGTTCGCTTCGCGGACTCGCGCGACCGCCTGCGATGA
- a CDS encoding rhodanese-like domain-containing protein — protein sequence MVEEITPAELEAKLAADEDVQVVDIREERAFEAGHIPGAENVPFPEFTSAVAERDWGDEVVLACPIGQSSVQAGRLLESHEGVDEGTTVASLAGGYDEWDGDLEDA from the coding sequence ATGGTCGAGGAGATCACCCCGGCGGAGCTGGAAGCGAAGCTGGCGGCGGACGAGGACGTGCAGGTCGTGGACATCCGCGAGGAGCGGGCGTTCGAGGCGGGCCACATCCCGGGCGCGGAGAACGTGCCGTTCCCGGAGTTCACGAGCGCCGTCGCCGAGCGCGACTGGGGCGACGAGGTCGTGCTCGCCTGCCCCATCGGGCAGAGTTCGGTGCAGGCGGGGCGGCTGCTGGAGTCCCACGAGGGGGTCGACGAGGGGACGACCGTTGCCTCGCTCGCCGGCGGGTACGACGAGTGGGACGGCGACCTCGAAGACGCCTGA
- a CDS encoding M24 family metallopeptidase: MAPLDTAVLTAAVDERDAAAFLHAGIAAEPTLRYCTGTLPDCEAAYVYADGEATVFLPTAVANSPAFDAMVTDATVRTTDGPVAERAVAALRDRGVSGTVLTPRHVPHDAALYAERAGYEVASTDAVERARAVKTPAERDRIATAGAAAEAGVERARELLGVARVVDGRLRYDGEPVTPRRLRGVVDDAIRAGGASPANATRISVAGDRRTADDPVEAGRTVVVRVAPREPSGYRAALTRTVVVEGEGGWERRAQLAVERALDSALRELEAGVPASTVREEVMIECGAYGFADDALPASAGHGVGLAARERPDLTTDASLSAGTVLAITPSVTDPSGGEVALSDLVAVTEDGYEPLATAERSLEP, from the coding sequence ATGGCTCCGCTCGACACCGCCGTCCTCACGGCGGCTGTCGACGAGCGCGACGCCGCCGCGTTCCTCCACGCCGGTATCGCCGCCGAGCCGACGCTCCGCTACTGTACCGGCACGCTCCCCGACTGCGAGGCAGCGTACGTGTACGCGGACGGCGAGGCGACGGTGTTCCTCCCGACGGCGGTGGCGAACTCCCCGGCGTTCGACGCGATGGTGACGGACGCGACGGTCCGAACGACTGACGGCCCCGTCGCGGAGCGGGCGGTCGCCGCCCTCCGTGACCGGGGCGTCTCGGGGACGGTGTTGACGCCGCGCCACGTCCCCCACGACGCCGCGCTGTACGCCGAGCGCGCGGGCTACGAGGTGGCGTCGACCGACGCCGTCGAGCGCGCCCGGGCGGTCAAAACCCCGGCCGAGCGCGACCGGATCGCCACCGCGGGGGCCGCCGCCGAGGCGGGCGTCGAGCGCGCACGCGAACTCCTTGGGGTGGCGCGGGTCGTGGACGGCCGCCTGCGGTACGACGGGGAGCCGGTGACGCCGCGCCGCCTCCGGGGGGTCGTCGACGACGCGATCCGTGCCGGCGGCGCGTCCCCCGCGAACGCCACGCGCATCTCGGTCGCCGGGGACCGTCGAACCGCCGACGACCCGGTCGAAGCCGGCCGGACGGTCGTCGTCCGCGTCGCGCCGCGGGAGCCGAGCGGCTACCGCGCCGCGCTGACCCGGACGGTCGTCGTCGAGGGCGAGGGCGGGTGGGAGCGCCGCGCCCAGCTCGCCGTCGAGCGGGCGCTCGACTCGGCGCTGCGCGAACTGGAAGCCGGCGTCCCGGCGTCGACGGTCCGCGAGGAGGTCATGATCGAGTGTGGCGCGTACGGCTTCGCCGACGACGCGCTCCCGGCGAGCGCGGGCCACGGCGTCGGGCTCGCGGCACGGGAACGCCCGGACCTGACTACGGACGCGTCGCTGTCGGCGGGAACCGTGCTGGCGATAACGCCGTCCGTGACCGACCCGTCGGGCGGCGAGGTGGCCCTTTCGGATCTGGTCGCCGTCACCGAGGACGGGTACGAGCCGCTGGCGACTGCCGAGCGGTCGCTGGAGCCGTAG
- a CDS encoding PrsW family intramembrane metalloprotease, protein MPPGRDPVERASDGSQDLYDIASWEPRTAVDRLAVSVYGSLRPIGRWLLILLGVVLLIALVAVGALGDVRDPAVWGFVLLSAVPALLLAAYFRRIDVTSEEPVGLLLGTFVLGVLFAGFAGVLNDFGSILQAVQFGTFGVGSVLFFYLVVGPVEETVKLLAVRLHPYRSDRFDSVVDGAVYGAAAGLGFATIENALYIARFAEGGVFSIAFVRALAGPGHVVYSGIAGYYLGLAKFNREQAGPIVVKGILIAAFVHATYNASVGVAPGIIADATDLSMGLSFVAYVVLYVGAAGYYLYRKIDRYRAAYEAFDAGAEQDADASPERAEFDGSIRD, encoded by the coding sequence ATGCCACCCGGTCGCGACCCGGTCGAGCGCGCGTCGGACGGTTCGCAGGACCTGTACGACATCGCAAGCTGGGAGCCGCGGACGGCCGTCGACAGACTCGCCGTATCGGTGTACGGGAGCCTCCGGCCCATCGGCCGCTGGCTACTGATACTGCTGGGCGTGGTGTTGCTGATCGCGCTGGTCGCAGTCGGCGCGCTCGGGGACGTTCGGGACCCGGCAGTCTGGGGGTTCGTGTTGCTGTCGGCGGTCCCGGCGCTGCTGCTCGCGGCGTACTTCCGGCGGATAGACGTGACGAGCGAGGAACCGGTCGGACTGCTGCTCGGGACGTTCGTGCTCGGCGTTCTCTTTGCCGGCTTCGCCGGGGTCCTGAACGACTTCGGGAGCATCCTGCAGGCGGTCCAGTTCGGGACGTTCGGCGTGGGTAGCGTCCTGTTTTTCTACCTCGTCGTCGGGCCCGTCGAGGAGACGGTGAAGCTGCTCGCGGTCCGGCTCCACCCGTACCGGAGCGACCGCTTCGACTCCGTCGTCGACGGCGCGGTGTACGGGGCGGCCGCCGGCCTCGGCTTCGCCACCATCGAGAACGCGCTGTACATCGCCCGGTTCGCGGAGGGCGGCGTGTTCAGCATCGCGTTCGTCAGGGCGCTGGCGGGACCGGGCCACGTCGTCTACTCCGGCATCGCCGGTTACTACCTCGGGCTGGCGAAGTTCAACCGCGAGCAGGCCGGGCCGATCGTCGTGAAGGGGATCCTGATCGCGGCGTTCGTCCACGCCACGTACAACGCGTCGGTCGGCGTCGCGCCGGGCATCATCGCCGACGCGACCGACCTCTCGATGGGGCTCTCGTTCGTCGCGTACGTCGTCCTCTACGTCGGCGCGGCCGGCTACTACCTCTACCGGAAGATCGACCGCTACCGCGCCGCCTACGAGGCGTTCGACGCGGGGGCCGAGCAGGACGCCGACGCGTCGCCCGAGCGCGCGGAGTTCGACGGGTCGATCCGGGACTGA
- a CDS encoding HVO_0416 family zinc finger protein, translated as MASAPDDSGDDVFDQFLSQRGHETERVDWETSYNKKQCPECGGVHDDAATECSVCGWGPGQ; from the coding sequence ATGGCATCAGCTCCCGACGACTCCGGCGACGACGTGTTCGACCAGTTTCTCTCGCAGCGGGGCCACGAGACGGAGCGAGTAGACTGGGAGACATCATATAACAAGAAGCAGTGTCCGGAGTGCGGCGGGGTCCACGACGACGCGGCGACGGAGTGTTCCGTCTGCGGGTGGGGTCCGGGGCAGTAA
- a CDS encoding UvrD-helicase domain-containing protein, protein MSQSDTAVTRLFGGPGSGKTTALLDRVEGILEDDDVGMRDVLVVSYTRAAAAEVRERLAERLDANPRSLKGNVCTMHAKAYELLDLSRSDVVGEDDKQEFCEEYGVEFEDEYGGAGRRTARSTTIGNKIIATSQWLQRTNRDVADWYDVPFQWDDETVRLPPEVDDRAQEGNKYTPTWPSDDDRIDVPETIRAWRSYKGEHDLVGFADMLERVQQRSLQPSVDYLVIDEFQDITQLQYEVYEEWKPHLERVLIAGDDDQVVYAWQGADPQLLLEEGGEDVILDTSYRLPSKILHTVQQEVGHIEQRQEKNLSPRTEGGTVEAVESPSMLDLVRNVRRTINTDDGSIMLLFRARYQMFRFIDEFITEGVPFQCLTDQRMWTDRLDQYVTAVERIDEGKDVTGLQARRLADMLQESAFGTNDRDDLFDHIDEREEAADTDDLAEIIIDSEVVSDHVPFMPGPASASDMVRKVTSFQTKSMQAYFASGEYRDMDRDRLRVGTIHSAKGREADHVFVGTDLTEKVVEQMAATVDDPTDVPGCEEFTKTTSPVPTLTDNERRVFYVGMSRARERLVLLENLVDGAPTLPVDVLLHNEPTETDIEELIDEAKEPLEAK, encoded by the coding sequence ATGAGTCAGAGCGACACGGCCGTGACCCGGCTGTTCGGCGGTCCGGGAAGCGGGAAAACGACTGCCCTCCTCGACCGTGTCGAGGGCATTCTGGAGGACGATGACGTCGGGATGCGTGACGTGCTCGTCGTCTCCTACACGCGTGCCGCCGCCGCGGAGGTCCGCGAGCGGCTGGCCGAACGGCTCGACGCGAACCCCCGGTCGCTGAAGGGGAACGTCTGTACGATGCACGCGAAGGCGTACGAACTGCTCGACCTCTCCCGGAGCGACGTGGTCGGCGAGGACGACAAACAGGAGTTCTGCGAGGAGTACGGCGTCGAGTTCGAGGACGAGTACGGCGGTGCCGGCCGCCGCACCGCCCGCTCGACCACGATCGGCAACAAGATCATCGCCACGAGCCAGTGGCTCCAGCGGACGAACCGCGACGTGGCCGACTGGTACGACGTGCCGTTCCAGTGGGACGACGAGACGGTGCGCCTGCCGCCGGAGGTCGACGACCGCGCCCAGGAGGGCAACAAGTACACGCCGACCTGGCCCAGCGACGACGACCGGATCGACGTGCCCGAGACGATCCGTGCCTGGCGGTCGTACAAGGGCGAGCACGACCTGGTCGGCTTCGCGGACATGCTCGAACGCGTCCAGCAGCGCTCGCTCCAGCCGAGCGTCGACTACCTCGTCATCGACGAGTTCCAGGACATCACCCAGCTCCAGTACGAGGTGTACGAGGAGTGGAAACCCCACTTAGAGCGCGTGCTCATCGCGGGCGACGACGACCAGGTCGTGTACGCCTGGCAGGGTGCCGACCCGCAGCTCCTGCTGGAGGAGGGCGGCGAGGACGTGATACTGGACACCTCCTACCGCCTCCCCTCGAAGATCCTCCACACCGTCCAGCAGGAGGTCGGCCACATCGAACAGCGCCAGGAGAAGAACCTCTCGCCCCGGACCGAGGGCGGCACCGTCGAGGCCGTCGAGAGCCCGTCGATGCTCGACCTCGTCCGGAACGTCCGCCGGACGATAAACACCGACGACGGGTCGATCATGCTGCTGTTCCGGGCGCGCTACCAGATGTTCCGGTTCATCGACGAGTTCATCACCGAGGGCGTCCCGTTCCAGTGTCTCACCGACCAGCGGATGTGGACCGACCGGCTGGACCAGTACGTCACCGCCGTCGAGCGGATCGACGAGGGGAAGGACGTGACCGGACTGCAGGCCCGCCGGCTCGCGGACATGCTGCAGGAGTCGGCGTTCGGCACGAACGACCGCGACGACCTGTTCGACCACATCGACGAGCGCGAGGAGGCGGCCGACACCGACGACCTCGCGGAGATCATCATCGACTCCGAGGTGGTGAGCGACCACGTGCCGTTCATGCCCGGCCCGGCCTCGGCCTCGGACATGGTCCGGAAGGTCACCAGCTTCCAGACGAAAAGCATGCAGGCGTACTTCGCGTCCGGCGAGTACCGCGACATGGACCGGGACCGCCTCCGCGTCGGCACCATCCACAGCGCGAAGGGCCGCGAGGCCGACCACGTGTTCGTCGGCACCGACCTCACCGAGAAGGTCGTCGAGCAGATGGCCGCGACCGTCGACGACCCGACCGACGTGCCGGGCTGCGAGGAGTTCACCAAGACGACCAGCCCCGTCCCGACGCTGACCGACAACGAGCGCCGCGTCTTCTACGTCGGGATGAGCCGCGCCCGCGAGCGCCTCGTCCTTCTGGAGAACCTCGTCGACGGCGCGCCGACGCTCCCGGTCGACGTGTTGCTCCACAACGAGCCGACCGAAACCGACATCGAGGAACTCATCGACGAAGCCAAGGAGCCCCTAGAGGCGAAGTAG
- a CDS encoding LVIVD repeat-containing protein yields the protein MESPDERSVLRRSVLKATGAAGLAAAVPAAASGSTATQEDGYEPIGRYDIPNAKELVMGDDGTTAYVALTDGFAVFDLSNPASPELLIEERGLQPDSENGPLGQIYDVKQDGDHMIVVGPANSGQVSGFFTVDISSPTDASIEEFYPTEFPIHNSFLHGSHAYLTAYDEGAYPMVVVDIESQEEIARWSQLEYDSAWAEVPAGRRSLHDIYVQDDRAYLAHWDSGTWVLDVSDPTNPEYITHFGDYSLSDLQGGGSQLAGFEPLGNSHYVQPNADGTMVAVGAETWDINNNGSGGPSGIDFWDISDPESPEKVSTIEPEESGNNAYQGGTWTTSHNFDWVGDRLYTSWYNGGVKLFDVSDPANPEQLSWWRMPDETSFWTAQAGVEGEFFAATSLGTGLENTDVAAVFTFPDEAGEQSDPPSLMEDGSGSGSESTTTTTTTAMDDGTTTTGMDETTTAMDDGTTADGDGSGGSDDGSGDGGSDNSSDDSDGGGMPGFGVGAALAGLGLGLRRLRRD from the coding sequence ATGGAGTCCCCAGACGAGCGGAGTGTCCTCCGGCGGAGCGTGCTGAAGGCGACGGGTGCGGCCGGACTCGCGGCGGCTGTTCCCGCGGCGGCGTCGGGCAGCACCGCGACCCAGGAAGACGGCTACGAACCGATCGGCCGGTACGACATCCCCAACGCGAAGGAACTGGTGATGGGCGACGACGGCACGACTGCCTACGTCGCGCTCACCGACGGCTTCGCGGTGTTCGACCTCTCGAACCCGGCGTCCCCGGAACTGCTCATCGAGGAGCGCGGGCTACAGCCCGACAGCGAGAACGGCCCGCTCGGACAGATCTACGACGTGAAGCAGGACGGCGACCACATGATCGTCGTCGGGCCGGCCAACAGCGGCCAGGTCTCCGGCTTCTTCACCGTCGACATCAGCTCGCCGACGGACGCGTCCATCGAGGAGTTCTACCCGACTGAGTTCCCGATCCACAACTCCTTCCTCCACGGGAGTCACGCGTACCTGACCGCCTACGACGAGGGCGCGTACCCGATGGTCGTCGTCGACATCGAGTCCCAGGAGGAGATCGCACGCTGGTCGCAGCTCGAATACGACTCGGCGTGGGCAGAGGTGCCGGCCGGCCGGCGGTCGCTCCACGACATCTACGTGCAGGACGACCGGGCGTACCTCGCACACTGGGACTCGGGGACCTGGGTGCTCGACGTGAGCGACCCGACCAACCCCGAATACATCACCCACTTCGGCGATTACAGCCTGTCGGATCTGCAGGGCGGCGGCTCCCAGCTCGCCGGATTCGAGCCGCTGGGGAACTCCCACTACGTCCAGCCCAACGCCGACGGCACCATGGTCGCCGTCGGTGCCGAGACCTGGGACATCAACAACAACGGCTCGGGCGGTCCCAGCGGGATCGACTTCTGGGACATCTCCGACCCCGAGTCGCCCGAGAAGGTGTCGACGATCGAACCCGAGGAGTCCGGGAACAACGCCTACCAGGGCGGCACGTGGACCACCTCCCACAACTTCGACTGGGTCGGTGACCGGCTGTACACGTCGTGGTACAACGGCGGCGTCAAGCTGTTCGACGTGAGCGACCCCGCGAACCCGGAACAGCTGTCGTGGTGGCGCATGCCCGACGAGACGAGCTTCTGGACGGCCCAGGCGGGCGTCGAGGGCGAGTTCTTCGCCGCGACCAGCCTCGGGACGGGGCTGGAGAACACGGATGTCGCCGCGGTGTTTACCTTCCCCGACGAGGCCGGCGAACAGTCCGACCCGCCGTCGCTGATGGAGGACGGGTCCGGATCCGGGTCCGAGTCGACCACGACGACTACGACCACCGCGATGGACGACGGCACCACGACGACGGGGATGGACGAGACGACCACCGCGATGGACGACGGTACCACCGCTGACGGCGACGGGAGCGGCGGCAGCGATGACGGAAGCGGCGACGGCGGCAGCGACAACAGCAGCGACGACAGCGACGGCGGGGGTATGCCCGGCTTCGGCGTCGGTGCGGCGCTCGCCGGCCTCGGCCTCGGCCTGCGTCGTCTCCGCCGGGACTGA
- a CDS encoding ROK family protein: MGNYAGVDLGATNVRAVVADDEGTIIGAHRQNTPQGPTGIAVTEAVLSALRTACEEAAVDPTSIRAAGIGSIGPLDLAEGTVENPANLPDTIDTIPLTGPVGKLIDDDEVYLHNDTIAGVIGERFHSDRNPDDMAYLTISSGIGAGVTVDGNVLSGWDGNAGEVGHMVVDPQGHLTCGCGKDGHWEAYCSGNNIPRYARFLHDEDPVDTALPIDDPEFSAADVFAHAGEDTFADHVIDQVAHWNAMGVANIIHAYAPLVIYVGGAVALNNEELVLDPIRERLDDMVFTNLPDVSLTTLGDDVVVRGAVASAMTAGTGDRSRMRR; encoded by the coding sequence ATGGGTAACTACGCGGGCGTCGACCTCGGCGCGACGAACGTCCGGGCGGTCGTCGCCGACGACGAGGGGACGATCATCGGCGCGCACCGGCAGAACACCCCACAGGGGCCGACGGGCATCGCGGTCACCGAGGCCGTCCTCTCCGCCCTGCGGACGGCCTGCGAGGAGGCCGCCGTCGACCCGACGAGCATCCGTGCGGCGGGGATCGGCTCGATCGGGCCGCTCGACCTGGCCGAAGGGACCGTCGAGAACCCGGCGAACCTGCCGGACACCATCGACACGATCCCGCTGACGGGGCCGGTCGGAAAGCTGATCGACGACGACGAGGTGTACCTCCACAACGACACCATCGCGGGCGTCATCGGCGAGCGGTTCCACAGCGACCGCAACCCCGACGACATGGCCTACCTCACCATCTCCAGCGGCATCGGCGCGGGCGTCACCGTCGACGGCAACGTCCTCTCGGGCTGGGACGGCAACGCCGGCGAGGTCGGCCACATGGTCGTCGACCCGCAGGGCCATCTCACCTGCGGCTGTGGCAAGGACGGCCACTGGGAGGCGTACTGCTCGGGCAACAACATCCCGCGGTACGCCCGGTTCCTCCACGACGAGGATCCGGTCGACACCGCCCTGCCGATCGACGACCCCGAGTTCTCGGCGGCGGACGTGTTCGCCCACGCCGGCGAGGACACGTTCGCGGACCACGTCATCGACCAGGTCGCCCACTGGAACGCCATGGGCGTCGCCAACATCATCCACGCGTACGCCCCGCTGGTCATCTACGTCGGCGGAGCCGTCGCGCTCAACAACGAGGAACTCGTCCTCGACCCGATCCGCGAACGGCTGGACGACATGGTGTTTACCAACCTGCCGGACGTGTCGCTGACGACGCTTGGCGACGACGTGGTGGTTCGGGGGGCGGTCGCAAGCGCGATGACCGCTGGTACTGGCGATCGGAGCCGAATGCGTCGCTGA
- a CDS encoding DUF402 domain-containing protein, with the protein MTSVRVRGIYTTALTERLRGEYDVVQASPPIRRRFDAAFEVAPADVRIDTTDDRQGVSVSGAPDAVDAVAENLGAVGRDAFAWDDTAALGAVFDGRVTETLGSGAVVSLDGDREGFLPFRAVDGYVDDGDHVRVQVREPAPPWGDDRPLLGDAMRVPGGLVTLARDRDGVSADAAGERATELVRTTELLSAEPPDGWGVRWERAAADADMDALGDALDAAADRADALAGDLADAPSPGEQAPALVAAPSATRWVWFGRECRFELDDARRAVETTMPGHHRTKAAHRAASSAVDFVESVVDADDLANREFPFDAVAEQYGPAAGDDLAIVHGKPDGRCYTLGEGEVTDFDPDGKLTVKRTIRGSGTYDALGTERERGDAAITKITEGRWWYPTVYRGEDGERKGTYVNVCTPVEVFPDGVRYVDLHVDVIKRPDGEVTVVDEDELDAAVAAGNVSEALAEKARSVAKAVESAL; encoded by the coding sequence ATGACGAGCGTTCGCGTCCGCGGCATCTACACCACCGCGCTGACCGAGCGCCTCCGCGGCGAGTACGACGTGGTGCAGGCGTCGCCGCCGATCCGCCGCCGCTTCGACGCCGCGTTCGAGGTGGCCCCGGCCGACGTTCGGATCGACACCACCGACGACAGGCAGGGCGTGTCGGTCTCCGGCGCGCCCGACGCGGTCGACGCCGTCGCCGAGAACCTGGGCGCGGTCGGCCGCGACGCGTTCGCCTGGGACGACACCGCGGCGCTCGGTGCCGTGTTCGACGGCCGCGTCACCGAGACGCTGGGCAGCGGCGCGGTCGTCTCGCTCGACGGCGACCGGGAGGGGTTTCTCCCCTTCCGCGCCGTCGACGGCTACGTCGACGACGGCGACCACGTCCGGGTGCAGGTCCGTGAGCCAGCGCCGCCGTGGGGCGACGACCGGCCGCTGCTGGGCGACGCGATGCGCGTTCCGGGCGGGCTCGTGACGCTCGCGCGGGACCGGGACGGCGTCTCGGCCGACGCCGCCGGCGAGCGCGCGACCGAACTCGTCCGGACGACCGAACTGCTGTCCGCCGAGCCGCCGGACGGCTGGGGCGTCCGCTGGGAGCGGGCGGCCGCGGACGCCGACATGGACGCGCTGGGCGACGCGCTCGACGCCGCCGCGGACCGCGCCGACGCGCTGGCCGGGGACCTCGCCGACGCGCCGTCGCCCGGCGAGCAAGCGCCCGCGCTCGTCGCCGCGCCGTCCGCGACGCGGTGGGTGTGGTTCGGCCGCGAGTGCCGGTTCGAACTGGACGATGCCCGCCGGGCCGTCGAGACGACGATGCCGGGCCACCACCGGACGAAGGCCGCCCACCGCGCCGCCAGCTCCGCGGTCGACTTCGTCGAGAGCGTCGTCGACGCCGACGACCTTGCGAACCGCGAGTTCCCGTTCGACGCCGTCGCCGAGCAGTACGGGCCGGCGGCGGGCGACGATCTGGCCATCGTCCACGGCAAACCCGACGGCCGCTGCTACACCCTCGGCGAGGGCGAGGTAACGGACTTCGACCCGGACGGGAAGCTGACTGTCAAACGGACGATCCGCGGCAGCGGCACGTACGACGCGCTCGGCACGGAACGCGAGCGCGGCGACGCCGCCATCACGAAGATCACCGAGGGCCGCTGGTGGTACCCGACCGTCTACCGCGGCGAGGACGGCGAGCGGAAAGGAACCTACGTCAACGTCTGCACGCCGGTCGAGGTGTTCCCCGACGGCGTCCGCTACGTCGACCTGCACGTCGACGTGATCAAACGTCCCGACGGCGAGGTGACGGTGGTCGACGAGGACGAACTCGACGCCGCGGTCGCGGCCGGGAACGTCTCCGAGGCGCTGGCTGAGAAGGCGAGAAGCGTCGCGAAGGCGGTCGAGAGCGCGCTATAG
- a CDS encoding NifU family protein: protein MTIGSPEDPDSEEPLAERIETWLVQQMPIIQMHGGTSSVRKADPETGEVVVELGGGCSGCDVSEVTSGNIEADLLKWPEVEDVTVRVPESGETLGVDQAESIMGVDRTEGGRGDWGSSNPGKDHL from the coding sequence ATGACCATCGGCTCACCCGAAGACCCCGACTCCGAGGAACCCCTCGCGGAGCGGATCGAGACGTGGCTCGTCCAGCAGATGCCGATCATTCAGATGCACGGCGGGACGAGCTCCGTCCGGAAGGCCGACCCCGAGACCGGCGAGGTGGTCGTCGAACTCGGCGGCGGCTGTTCGGGCTGTGACGTGAGCGAGGTGACCTCGGGCAACATCGAGGCGGACCTGCTCAAGTGGCCGGAGGTCGAGGACGTGACGGTGCGGGTGCCCGAATCCGGCGAGACCCTCGGCGTCGACCAGGCCGAGAGCATCATGGGCGTCGACCGGACCGAAGGCGGGCGCGGCGACTGGGGGTCGTCCAACCCCGGCAAGGACCACCTATAG
- a CDS encoding DUF7533 family protein codes for MSRGIIGTLQLGATLVFAIPVVYVGADFLLSGRTALGAAFLAIAVLMVAAEEYLTTPGDLPAEAAERVAGTVAKDDEE; via the coding sequence ATGAGTCGCGGCATCATCGGCACGCTCCAGCTGGGCGCGACGCTCGTCTTCGCGATCCCCGTCGTCTACGTCGGTGCCGACTTCCTGCTGTCGGGTCGGACGGCGCTCGGCGCGGCGTTTCTCGCCATCGCAGTCCTCATGGTGGCCGCCGAGGAGTACCTGACGACGCCCGGCGACCTGCCGGCCGAGGCGGCCGAACGCGTCGCCGGGACGGTCGCGAAAGACGACGAGGAGTAG